In the Wyeomyia smithii strain HCP4-BCI-WySm-NY-G18 chromosome 2, ASM2978416v1, whole genome shotgun sequence genome, one interval contains:
- the LOC129726102 gene encoding anaphase-promoting complex subunit 13: MDSEPMSDGYLIDLVDNEWLSEELPNDQILVPSENLPDPEADNDSSHLTLKEQEQKWSDLALSSLAPELSISDHLNINSV, encoded by the exons ATGGATAGTGAG CCTATGTCAGATGGATATTTAATTGATTTGGTTGATAATGAATGGTTGTCAGAAGAACTACCAAATGATCAAATATTAGTGCCTTCGGAAAATCTGCCAGATCCGGAAGCAGATAACGATTCCTCACATCTCACTTTAAAAGAGCAAGAGCAAAAATGGTCTGATCTTGCTCTGTCGTCACTTGCTCCAGAACTCTCAATTTCGGATCATCTAAATATAAACAgcgtttga